Proteins encoded in a region of the Drosophila busckii strain San Diego stock center, stock number 13000-0081.31 chromosome 2L, ASM1175060v1, whole genome shotgun sequence genome:
- the LOC108605017 gene encoding uncharacterized protein LOC108605017, translated as MKLVIQWLASMSAGFLLSTNTMRFFKVANEQEDAYIAAGMEASAVEKLDENEPYIMGSEQLNSALQYIFSSDGNDADYPQFMGYNSEANYALGSESLNRMLEEMQTPKDGGDNAKLPHLEPAIQL; from the coding sequence atgaaattagtCATCCAATGGCTGGCCAGCATGAGCGCTGGCTTCTTGCTGAGCACCAACACCATGCGCTTCTTTAAGGTGGCCAATGAGCAGGAGGATGCGTACATAGCCGCAGGCATGGAGGCCTCGGCAGTGGAGAAACTGGATGAGAACGAGCCATATATAATGGGATCGGAGCAGCTCAATTCAgcattgcaatatattttcagCAGCGATGGCAACGATGCGGACTATCCACAATTTATGGGTTACAATAGCGAAGCGAATTATGCCTTGGGCTCGGAGTCACTCAATCGCATGCTCGAGGAAATGCAAACACCCAAAGATGGAGGCGACAATGCCAAGTTGCCGCACTTGGAGCCCGCCATACAGCTTTAA
- the LOC108605169 gene encoding dopamine N-acetyltransferase: protein MKHFDTKDGIHIRFMDMADYEQVKIFLRNHYYNAEPLAASSDEELREVKAEVQSVLKYIKQGISLVAIDETDSEERIVGCTVAATMHAGDYSRRLKESPDDAEHSDWRSTIELFDKVIAEGNPFERYGVNKLLLFDMIAVDARMRGKGIGARLATAQMELGRKQGFEVMVAICTSFYSARQLSGLGMECIYELAYADYLDANGSVLFELPAPHTHIRLLAIGL from the coding sequence ATGAAGCACTTCGACACGAAAGATGGCATACACATTCGCTTCATGGATATGGCTGACTACGAGCAAGTCAAGATCTTTCTGAGAAACCATTACTATAACGCCGAGCCATTGGCAGCAAGCTCGGACGAGGAATTGCGAGAGGTAAAAGCTGAGGTGCAGTCCGTGCTAAAATACATCAAACAAGGCATATCCTTAGTTGCCATAGATGAAACAGATTCGGAGGAGCGTATAGTTGGCTGTACTGTAGCAGCCACGATGCATGCTGGTGATTATTCGAGACGTTTGAAGGAATCACCCGATGATGCAGAGCATAGCGACTGGCGAAGTACGATAGAATTATTTGACAAAGTCATAGCTGAGGGTAATCCCTTTGAGCGTTATGGCGttaataagctgctgctttttgatATGATCGCGGTAGATGCTAGAATGCGTGGCAAAGGTATCGGTGCACGTTTGGCTACCGCTCAGATGGAACTAGGACGTAAGCAGGGATTTGAAGTCATGGTGGCCATCTGCACAAGCTTTTATTCAGCCAGGCAATTGAGCGGGTTGGGCATGGAATGCATTTATGAGTTGGCCTATGCGGATTACTTGGATGCCAATGGCAGTGTATTGTTTGAGCTACCAGCTCCACATACTCATATTCGCTTATTGGCGATCGGACTGTAA